The following proteins come from a genomic window of Malus domestica chromosome 02, GDT2T_hap1:
- the LOC103410132 gene encoding DEAD-box ATP-dependent RNA helicase 5-like: MAKGDDAVRKKQNRVKRKKLHNKNDRSSSAISARVASIIAAKKRRHSGKRRKCQGMCFSLPTLDDPFNDRNGAKDFEKRVTKKSMLPHKREKAILNEKSEETLDIEMVDSPAQKKEMVTILKDEVRKSLTSINTTADRSRMDPGETKTQLDGNGSIYGHQEKVCENLDCPSKHLIQCLNAIENSLRCDGTYNNEEDKPLFVSTWGVEFLKCYSAGKDILETSGTSSTMEQIAWMVSCVADSVSRKDEEGLSVASPYLLFLVPSQEKATKVRSVCKPLKALGIHTVSIHPGTSLDHQIEGLKSSEPEIMISTPERLLELLSLKAIDLSGVSLLVVDGLESFYSEGCFDKINSIRRSFSGKTHTVVFNDCHRYACVRVVQNLLTGSVHRLSLNSSLTSQSACIIQSVNMCLLKEKLPKAIGILDHAYRGRHQPQASKVLYIVGKDEKHRKLATALKFKGYSISSDSVLSEVGNSVESKGRTRPTVSMIHIDQIGATDFSEYEFVVLPNSILSIDSYVQILMKMARYSVNGVLHSFFAREDAKLAAPLIKILEQCGQAVPEALRKMAS, from the exons ATGGCGAAAGGTGACGATGCAGTGAGGAAGAAGCAGAACAGGGTCAAAAGAAAGAAGCTCCACAACAAGAACGACCGTTCTTCCTCTGCAATCTCTGCCCGCGTTGCCTCCATTATTGCTGCCAAGAAGCGCCGCCATTCCGGTAAACGCCGCAAATGTCAG GGTATGTGCTTTAGCCTTCCCACCCTTGATGATCCCTTCAACGATAGGAATGGTGCAAAGGATTTTGAGAAGAGAGTAACCAAGAAATCCATGCTTCCCCATAAGCGTGAGAAGGCGATTTTGAATGAAAAAAGTGAAGAAACTCTCGATATTGAAATGGTGGATAGTCCAGCGCAGAAGAAGGAGATGGTAACAATTTTGAAGGATGAGGTAAGGAAATCACTGACGTCTATTAATACCACGGCTGATAGAAGCCGAATGGACCCTGGAGAGACAAAGACTCAGCTGGATGGGAATGGGAGCATCTACGGGCATCAGGAAAAGGTCTGTGAAAACTTAGATTGTCCATCTAAGCATCTTATTCAGTGCTTGAATGCAATAGAAAATTCACTTCGCTGTGATGGTACCTACAACAACGAGGAGGACAAGCCCTTGTTTGTGAGTACTTGGGGAGTTGAGTTTTTGAAGTGTTATTCAGCTGGGAAGGATATACTCGAGACAAGCGGAACCTCTTCTACAATGGAGCAAATTGCATGGATGGTTTCCTGCGTTGCTGATTCAGTTTCTAGAAAGGACGAAGAAGGTTTATCAGTCGCCAGCCCATATCTTTTGTTCCTTGTTCCATCCCAGGAGAAAGCCACAAAG GTACGTTCAGTATGCAAACCTTTGAAGGCTCTTGGAATACATACAGTGAGTATACATCCTGGTACTTCCTTAGATCACCAGATTGAAGG TCTGAAAAGCTCAGAACCTGAGATTATGATTTCAACACCTGAGAGACTTTTGGAGCTTCTTTCCTTGAAGGCCATTGATCTATCTGGGGTTTCCTTACTG GTCGTTGATGGACTGGAATCTTTCTATAGCGAAGGTTGCTTTGATAAAATAAATTCAATTCGCCGATCTTTTAGTGGAAAAACCCATACGGTTGTTTTCAACGATTGCCATAGATATGCCTGCGTACGAGTGGTGCAAAATCTTTTGACGGGATCAGTTCATAGATTATCTCTAAACAGTTCTCTCACCAGTCAAAGTGCATGCATCATTCAGTCTGTAAACATGTGTCTTTTGAAAGAAAAACTGCCAAAG GCTATCGGAATTCTTGATCACGCTTATCGTGGTCGGCACCAGCCTCAGGCTTCAAAAGTGCTGTATATAGTAGGGAAAGATGAAAAGCATCGTAAACTAGCTACTGCGCTAAAGTTCAAGGGTTATTCCATCTCATCTGACTCGGTTCTTTCAGAAGTTGGGAACAG TGTGGAATCCAAGGGCAGGACGAGGCCTACAGTCTCCATGATTCACATAGACCAAATTGGTGCAACCGACTTCAGTGAATATGAATTTGTAGTTCTACCCAATTCGATTCTCTCAATTGACAGTTACGTTCAGATCCTCATGAAAATGGCTCGGTACTCTGTCAATGGCGTATTGCATAGCTTTTTTGCCAGAGAAGACGCAAAGCTCGCTGCACCGTTAATTAAGATCCTTGAACAATGTGGGCAGGCAGTGCCTGAAGCCCTAAGAAAAATGGCTTCATAG